Below is a window of Populus alba chromosome 2, ASM523922v2, whole genome shotgun sequence DNA.
aATGGGGGCATAAAAATCTGGGTGGAGCACACCCTtgtatccctttttttttcactcgAATCAACTGCTCTGAATATGACCATTCCGTCATTATGCAGGTGGCGTAACAACAATGGCAccatttctaattaaatttttccCTGACGTATTCAGAAAGGCATCAAAGGTCAAAACAAACATGTATTGTCAATTTGATAGCCAAGTTTTAACAGCTTTCACATCATCACTCTACATAGCAGGGCTAGCTTCTTCCCTTGTAGCTAGCCGCCTCACTGCAGCAGTGGGCCGCAAGAACACCATGGTGATTGGTGGCTGCACTTTCCTTGCCGGTGCCGCCATCAATGGTGGCGCTGCCAATATTGCCATGCTCCTACTTGGTCGTATTTTGCTTGGATTTGGGGTTGGTTTCACTAACCAGGTTAGTGGATCCTTTCTTGGACTTGGATTAGGCAGTTGAAACTCATGTTGACAAGCCCtctgaaatgtaattttaactccataaatataattcaaacGTTACACGAGAGAAAAGGTCTCCTCGCCTAGAGGGCTATATGAACCTGGAGTTTTTACAATTTAGTTGTTCTTCACTAAAGTTACTACCCTTGTGTTTGAATGAAGGCAACTCCTGTTTACCTATCAGAGGTAGCACCTCCAAAATGGCGTGGTGCGTTCAGCACTGGCTTCCAGTTTTTTATTGGCGTTGGGGTAGTAGCAGCCAATTGCATAAATTTTGGAATGGCGAAGCATAGCTGGGGATGGCGTTTCTCCCTCGGCCTCGCCGTCGTACCCGCTGCTATAATGACAATTGGTGCGCTCTTCATCTCAGATACGCCAAGTAGCCTAGTGGAGCGTGGCAAGATTGAACAAGCTCGACATTCTCTGACCAAAGTTCGAGGAATCAACAGTAACGTGGACGCTGAACTAGCTGATCTTCTCAAGTTCAATGAGATGGCAAAAGATGCCAAAAAGGAACCTTTTTTGACCATATTGGAGAGGCAGTACAGGCCTCACCTGGTGATGGCATTTGCTATACCTTTTTTCCAACAGCTAACTGGGATCAACATCATTGCCTTCTACGCGCCAGTTATTTTTCAATCAGTTGGCTTTGGAAGCGATTCGGCATTAATTGCAGCTATTGTGCTAGGATTAGTTAATCTTGGTTCGATCCTCGTCTCCACGGGGATGGTTGACCGGCATGGTCGAAGATTTCTGTTCATAATTGGAGGGATTCAAATGTTCATCTGTCAGGTATGAACCATCCAATGTGGTTATTTAATCACATGCACAGTGTTTTAAGGAAGATTTTAACATTTTAAGATGCATTTTTTGAAGGTTGCGGTGACCATAGTGCTGGCTGTCACTACGGGCATTTCAGGCACGAAGCACATCTCCAAGGGCCACGGCGTCCTGTTACTTGTTTTTATGTGCATCTATGCTGCTGGTTTTGGGTGGTCTTGGGGTCCCCTTAGCTGGCTCGTGCCAAGTGAAATATTTCCTATGAAAATTCGATCCACAGGCCAAAGCATTACTGTTGCTGTGAATTTTGCTACTACATTTGTGCTATCACAAACCTTTTTGACCATGCTATGTCACTTCAAATTTGGCACATTCCTATTCTATGCTGGTTGGATTGCCTTGATGACGGTTTTTATAGTACTTTTCTTGCCGGAGACAAAAGGAATTCCCTTGGACTCGATGCATGAAGTGTGGCAACGGCACTGGTATTGGGGTCGGTTTGTTCGAGGCGGTGGGAGGTAAATCTTGGCCTAACAAAATTTGGTTTTGAGATTTGCTCAATTGAATGCTGGAAGAAATATTAACAAAAGTAAAATCCTGTTCTGTTTTCTCCCACGCACTGTTCTCTTACCAGACGGGTCTCTGAAGCATTGTAAGAGTTCGTATCATGTAAGATTATATGTTTTGCATCTAGTACGCAGTAGTTCGTTGCTCCGGACCTTGAGCAAGACAGGGGAGGAGGAGGTGATCAAGGGTTTCCTGTTCAATTGCCAAGAGTGTGggtaaacaattataaattatcttgtaatttatcaaaattaattaaatagctCTTTGATTATTGTTGACCATGTTTAGTTTTACAGTCTctgttttaaaaattgttttattttctcattgatatacaagattaatgtaattttaagtaaaaaatactttaaaaaataattccacCGATGGATGGATGGTGTTGCCCAAAAACAGTGTTTCCAAAAGGTCAAAAATGGGATGAGAATCAAAAGCAAAACTATCGTGACACAAAGAGGTGCAACGACGTCGTTTAGGTCTACTGCTAATGGGCTGTTGATTCATCAGATAACTCTGGTATTATTGGTTTGTCAACCATGTATAATCTGTTTGGGCACaaggaaaattaaataatgtcaTCGATATCGGACAAGGAAATCATGACTGATTTGTTCGCAAGCAGTTACATAACCTGTCTGTTTCTCGTTAGGCCGAAGAAAATAGCATATTTCTACTCTTGCCAACAAACTACaggccttttttgtttttttttggtatctcCAACGTCCGTCCTTGCTGTCAAGGACAGCAGTAAAGAACTGTCATTCTGTTATGCTCGTTCTGCCCTTGTAGGAGAGCAACAGACCTGTCTCTTTAAATCAAAGGCTTGTCTGATCTATCTGGTTGCTAAAGCTCTTGCCTAACCTCTCCCCTTTGTTTTTCCAATTAAATTTCTGATATCTTTTCCTGTTAATTAGGAGTCCAAGAAATTAAGGATTAAACTGTACGTAGGAAATGGCAGTTGCCCTTGAGATTGGAGATGCCAATAACTTAGACGGGAATAATAATTCTGGGAAGATAACATTGTCAGTGTTGATAACATGCATCGTTGCTGCATCAGGCGGCCTCATTTTTGGCTACGACATTGGAATTTCAGGTACTTAATTCTTGCTATACATACCTGTGTAATTGCATGGCAAGAGttctttatattaattgatcaaataaatgaggGCTTATGAGTTGGTTAAATAAATGCCACCAATTGAAGATTGCACGTAGCTGTTAAAATGGAATATTGAATAACCTGAATGTGGCCAGAGCTTTGAAACCTAAAAAGTGAAGGCTAGCTTCAAGTTACTATAATCATAGGGTGGTGATTCCCTCATCAATTCTGTTCCTCTTGCACCTGGGATATCCAGAATATTCTGATTAGTCACAATCTGACAAAAGGTAGTTACTAATTCATGGAATCATGATAGACATGGTTTGCTGACAAAAACGTAATACATCCTTCTTACTTCTtaaaatgttcattttaatCCATTTGGGAGGCTCATTGTGCCTATTGCGTAGTTGTTTCTTCTCTCCTAGGCGAACAACAATACTTCTGTCATGTCAACAAAATTTGGCATTCTAATTCGGTCTTGGGTTTGGATTGTTGTCGGGTGGATATTTGCTGTCCTTTTtcagtatgtttttttttttctttctagttcaTTAGAATGTCCGTTAACAGATTAatctgttatatatatttttttctttttattttccacatgtttaaaatcttctaaattgaattcaatttagaTGTTTTAATGAAATCTATTGGTGTTAATAATTGAATTTCAATAAAACTTGATCtccaaaaatacatcaaaaataaattagagatcACCCTTCTAATTTACAATTTTAAAGTGAAGGGATTTAATGTTAcaactaacttttttttaaatacctatCTAGCTTTTTTTAAGGATATTGGAAAGAGCTATAGAGCTATTCCgtataatcaaaatttattaattaatatgatgCCGTCAATTCACAGGAGGTGTTACAACAATGCCATCTTTTCTTGAGAAATTCTTTCCTTCAGTGGCGAAGCAGGCTGCAGAGGCCAAAAACACAAACATGTACTGTATGTATGACAGCCATGCCTTGACATTATTCACGTCATCTCTCTACATTGCAGGGTTAGTTGCATCACCTGTAGCTAGCCGCCTCATAGCTACAACGGGTCGGAAAAACGTCATGCTCCTAGGTGGTTGCATCTTCTTTGCTGGTGCTGCCATGAACGGCTTGGCTGCAAATGTTGTCATGCTCATTCTGGGTAGATTCATGCTTGGCTTTGGGGTTGGTTTCAATAACCAGGTTGGCTACCTCTTTCCAATACTTTCTCATATGGAAttgaaaatcatgttaaaaaagcCCTCTAATGTAATCGAACCCACTCTAAcgcatgataactgatatcagAAACCTAAAAACGAAATCGTTAAGACAGTTTCTGTATAATAATTTAGGTATACCATCAATCTTACAAAATTTGCTGACTGACTGAAAGGGCACTCATCatgtattaaatttttctttaatcaagGTGGTGCGGATCTTATCACATTTAACATGAGAAtcattattaaatgaaattagttTATAAAACCTATTATATGCACTTCAGAAAttagtttataaaatattgtCAAAATTTTCTAACATATTACGAGTGTTGAAATGAAGGCAACTCCGGTTTACCTATCAGAGGTGGCGCCACCAAAATGGCGTGGTGCGTTCAGCACGGGCTTTCAATTCTTTAATGGAATTGGGGTGTTATCAGCCAATTGCATAAATTTTTTCGTTGCCAAGCACAGCTGGGGATGGCGTTTATCCCTCGGCCTTGCTGCTGTGCCCGCTGCTATAATGACAATAGGTGCATTCTACATCCTAGACACGCCTAGCAGCCTAGTGGAGCGTGGCAAACTCGTAGAAGCTCGGCAGTCTCTGATTAAAATCCGAGGAAATAAAAGTAACGTGGACGATGAACTAACTGATCTTGTTAACTCTAGTGAACTCGCTAAAGCTGCCCACGAACCTCTTAAGACTATATTTGAGAGGCGTAATAGACCACACCTAGTGATGGCAATCGCCATTCCCTTTTTTCAACAATTCACTGGGATTGGTGTAGTGGCATTCTATACGCCAGTTGTCTTTTCATCAGTTGGCTCTGGACAACATTCCGCTTTAACTGCAGCAATTGTTCTAGGTGCAGTTAACCTTGGTTCAATCCTTGTGTCGACGGTTGTGGTGGATCGTTATGGTCGAAGGTTATTATTCATAATTGGAGGAATTCAAATGTTCATATGTCAGGTATGAatctaattaacaaaaaaaatgtagcCATATAAATATCATACGCACAACATTGGTCTAATTTAAGGCAAATTCTAACATTTTTATTGATGTATGTTGTGGCTTTTTTATGAAGGTTGCGTTGTCTATTCTGCTTTATATCGCAACAGGTGCTGCAGGCACTGAGAAGATCCCCAAGGGCTATGACCTATTGTTACTCGTTTTCATGTGCATCTATGCTGCTGGTTTCGGCTGGTCTTGGAATCCTCTAACCGTGCTCATTCCTAGTGAAATCTTCCCTATGAGAATTCGAGCCACGGGAGTAAGCATAAATATTGCCGTGGCTTTCTCTGCTACGTTTGTACTATCACAGTTCTTCTTAACCATGTTATGTCACCTCAAATACAGCCTATTTCTGTTCTATGGCTGTTGGATTGCCGTGATGACGGTATTCGTTGTGGTTTTTTTGCCGGAGACAAGAGGAATTCCTTTGGAAAAAATGGATGAGGTGTGGATGAAGCACTGGTACTGGCGTCGATTTGTTGGAGGGCAGTTGTAGCTAGGTGTTGAAATTTATGGCTTAAATTGGATAATGCGGCGGTACTGCTCCATGGGAGTTCTATTGTCAAGAAGATGAAtgagaatttgaatttgattgatAATGATCACCTTAGAGACCTAAAGGTCTGGCCTTCGAAGATAGCGGAGGTTGTGTCGTATTCAAATTCTTTGAATTCAAACCAGTCAATGTCTAGTGTCAAGAGATTGGGTAGAATAAGATTTGGACTTAGCTTGGCACTTGTTTCCCAGTTGGAAATGTACTTCGCAAACTATTGtagaaatttcagaaaaaaggaAAGGCACCTTTGTTTGTAATTCTGtcataaaaaagaatttgtgTGGTACTCGATCGATACGTTTGGCCAATAAGCTGAAGCAACCACtactaaaaattatatcaattagcAACTGATTCCTCCGTTGCAAATAATActaaaatccgttgctaaaacaatttagcaacggaatcaGCAACGGATAAAATCCGATGCAAATTTGTCGTTGCTGAttttttagcaacggattttccgttgctgacaaatcagcaacggattatccgttgctgattgacaaaatcagcaacggattttccgttgctgattgatgaattatttacaatcagcaacggattttccgttgctgattatattatttttattaaattaattttttatttatcaaaatgaattttaatttgtttaattaattatttatagatatttttaaaatttgtagaatatatataaccaacataaattaatattaaaaataaatgtatcactaataaaaaaatagaataaaaataaagttcatattataaaaatttagttaaacttGCATTAATACAAATAAgtgaaaatacaataataataataaaaaaaaacaacaaaagatacaATCATGGTGCATGAGCAAATAGAACTGGAATTAAAAGAGTCTGCATGTAACGAAGACTTTGAACAATCCTAGCAACAGGGAGTTTCCTAGTATAGTGAAATCTGCATGTAAATCAGTAACACAGCAATTCCCACCTAGCTATGACATTAATGGTTTTGAGAATAATCAAAGCTAAGAGGTTGCTGATAGAATGgagcctgcaaaaaaaaaaaaaaagagtaatttaGCGAGCCAAATATTTTGACTGCGAGGAAGTGATTTATGGAGGACATAATGCATGAGTAATGCCAAGATTGACACATTAGCATAGAGTAGCAGGACCATTACACGCAACTCAGGAACATTAGAAAAAGTCGAAAACATGTGTTGCCAACTAACAACGGATAAAGTTTCAATTCATTTCTTATATTTCCATATCTGGCAGCTTGGGAAGTGAGTGATGTCTAGAACATGGTAAAATCATTATGATATTATGTGAATTTACTTTGAACTAACTTTAAGATGCTTCCTGGATCAATCATAATGTAATAAAGAAGTTGTATGTCATGTAGTTCACAAGCTGCTTTACATTTTCTTCTCTAAATCCAGTTCCCTTTTCTCCAAATCATTGTGTCAATGTACCATATGCATTCTAAAAAGGCTGAAGAAAAGTAACATTCAAATTGGATCACATCCTACCAGTAacgttaaaaagaaaaataataggtCAAGGAGGAATCCAGCCCGATTCTGCAGTAACTCTAGCTAATTCCAGCATTGATGTTGCAAAACAATCAAACATGCAAATTGAAATGACTAAGCATGAAAATTCATAATCAACAAGTACGttaacaacaaacaaacaatgttttattcaaaacgCATACCTTAACAAACAATGTTTTATTCAACTCCTTCAGATCATCGAATTTCATGACCTAAGCATTATCAGGAAATTCAAAGATAAGAAGTCACAACGTTGAATTTCAGTGGTCactgataaaaatcaaatatgcatCAAGACCAATAATTAACTTCGAAATAATGAAAGGCACAGACAGTtgagattataaatttattgagcAGTTTGTTAAAGACTCAGTTTTGAAAGTGGTGAatccaaaaacaagaaacaaacctCAGCACATATAAATCCTCTTTCAAAATCAGTATGGATAGTCCCTGCAGCTTGGGGGGCTTTTGTCTGTCGTCTGATTTGCCAACATTTCACCTGCAAGAGTAAGTGATTCAGGACATAAGGCTTAACTTATCAAAACAGAGGCCACAGACAGCTGGCTGTAAAGATATTATGCCATACACAGGAAGGActatcttgaaaaatatatgcCATCAATGAGAAGGATAATTATCATTGCGGACAAAAGAAAACATgcactacaaaataaaaattttgtttaacaCAAAAAACCACATCCCAGACTAATAGTGTTACAATCAGATTATGAGAAACTAagttaatttcttataaaattttcCACGATCCACAGTGACAAACTAAAGCGCCCATGTGGAGAAACATTTAGTTGAACGGGCTAAAATTTTAACAAGAGAGATTCCAAAGGCTACACTTCAAGTTTGTGAACATAACTATATGAATGATTGGCCAGTACTTGCAGAAATAGTTTGTCCTTGAAAAATGTCAATTACTGATCTGAGAAATTGTAAATTACATGTCAACAGTGGCATTAACAATTATCAGGAAACTGCATATAAATGCACAATATGCCTTTATTGTGAGATGCCATGGCCATTGGAAGTTCAGAACATGTTTTGGAGATAAAGCGTCATATAGCTgcaaacaaaagtaaaaaaccaCTACCTGCATACTCAATTCAATTGCAATAAATTTTCGAGCCAAGGCTTTCCATAAAACTTGCCAAAGATAAActtaataaacaaagaaaacaacaatacaAAAATTGTATGGGTATTAGGTATACATTACCTCGTCAGGGCCAGCAGTGAAAAAGTAAATTAGATTAATTGCTGAAAATCCAATCTTTATGATCTTTGGAAGGCAACTGCAGGAAAGTTGGGCTTGTTTCAAGTTAATACCATAAAAAGCacaatgttataattaaaaaaaaaaagtacaatacGCCTAGAAAACTTCACATTGCAAACTCCAGAAACTTTTTCCAGCAAAATATGagttttggggggggggggcatcATCATTAGATTTTGTGAGCACCCTActgttttttctctcaaattaaTATACAGatcttcaaatgaaaaaaaaacagtttagaGATATTTACAAGACACTAGCTCCTCAATACCAACCTTTGTAACTTGTTCTCCTCGCAATACTTAGCTGCTTCATCTGGTGCCATGATGGGTATAGTGGGATGTTGCCATGGGTTTGTATTTTTGGTGGTTTACGAAGAAAGATTGAATCTGTTAGGGCTGTTGGAGACGaatgagaagaagatgaagagaaaTGTTAGGGACAAAGGAAGATCAGATCGATGAAGAGAGAGTGCtaagttaattgtttttctactgTTATGGATGTTATTATTGGGGACGAAGGGGATGAAGATTTTCACTGCAAGTTAATTAGCATTTTCTGGGTTCTTTGTTTATTGTTCT
It encodes the following:
- the LOC118049180 gene encoding sugar transport protein 5 produces the protein MAGGGFVANGPASGFNGKITVPVVITCIVAASSGLIFGYDIGISGGVTTMAPFLIKFFPDVFRKASKVKTNMYCQFDSQVLTAFTSSLYIAGLASSLVASRLTAAVGRKNTMVIGGCTFLAGAAINGGAANIAMLLLGRILLGFGVGFTNQATPVYLSEVAPPKWRGAFSTGFQFFIGVGVVAANCINFGMAKHSWGWRFSLGLAVVPAAIMTIGALFISDTPSSLVERGKIEQARHSLTKVRGINSNVDAELADLLKFNEMAKDAKKEPFLTILERQYRPHLVMAFAIPFFQQLTGINIIAFYAPVIFQSVGFGSDSALIAAIVLGLVNLGSILVSTGMVDRHGRRFLFIIGGIQMFICQVAVTIVLAVTTGISGTKHISKGHGVLLLVFMCIYAAGFGWSWGPLSWLVPSEIFPMKIRSTGQSITVAVNFATTFVLSQTFLTMLCHFKFGTFLFYAGWIALMTVFIVLFLPETKGIPLDSMHEVWQRHWYWGRFVRGGGRRVSEAL
- the LOC118049184 gene encoding obg-like ATPase 1, yielding MAPDEAAKYCEENKLQSCLPKIIKIGFSAINLIYFFTAGPDEVKCWQIRRQTKAPQAAGTIHTDFERGFICAEVMKFDDLKELNKTLFVKTSLTSQAARYGNIRNELKLYPLFHYTRKLPVARIVQSLRYMQTLLIPVLFAHAP
- the LOC118049181 gene encoding sugar transport protein 5 — its product is MAVALEIGDANNLDGNNNSGKITLSVLITCIVAASGGLIFGYDIGISGGVTTMPSFLEKFFPSVAKQAAEAKNTNMYCMYDSHALTLFTSSLYIAGLVASPVASRLIATTGRKNVMLLGGCIFFAGAAMNGLAANVVMLILGRFMLGFGVGFNNQATPVYLSEVAPPKWRGAFSTGFQFFNGIGVLSANCINFFVAKHSWGWRLSLGLAAVPAAIMTIGAFYILDTPSSLVERGKLVEARQSLIKIRGNKSNVDDELTDLVNSSELAKAAHEPLKTIFERRNRPHLVMAIAIPFFQQFTGIGVVAFYTPVVFSSVGSGQHSALTAAIVLGAVNLGSILVSTVVVDRYGRRLLFIIGGIQMFICQVALSILLYIATGAAGTEKIPKGYDLLLLVFMCIYAAGFGWSWNPLTVLIPSEIFPMRIRATGVSINIAVAFSATFVLSQFFLTMLCHLKYSLFLFYGCWIAVMTVFVVVFLPETRGIPLEKMDEVWMKHWYWRRFVGGQL